One genomic segment of Gossypium arboreum isolate Shixiya-1 chromosome 3, ASM2569848v2, whole genome shotgun sequence includes these proteins:
- the LOC108475700 gene encoding protein SODIUM POTASSIUM ROOT DEFECTIVE 3-like has protein sequence MKNGKMMRGFMCQSTAVNTACMAADPRSVVMPRRADRLRVGDDDDDKRVINNSRYSRLVGADKRPIVTTFVRREQNQQQKPKKTLEKPVQLASSEHVFQVVVMRVAMHCQGCAGKVKKHLSKMEGVTSFSIDIETKRVTVMGHVSPVGVLESISKVKKAEFWPC, from the exons ATGAAGAATGGGAAGATGATGAGAGGCTTCATGTGCCAGTCCACGGCAGTAAACACTGCGTGCATGGCGGCCGATCCTCGCTCCGTTGTGATGCCGAGAAGGGCCGACAGACTCCGTGtaggtgatgatgatgatgataaaagAGTAATCAACAATTCTAGGTATTCTAGGCTTGTTGGAGCTGACAAGAGGCCAATTGTCACCACTTTTGTAAGAAGGGAACAAAATCAACAACAGAAGCCGAAGAAGACCCTTGAGAAACCGGTTCAACTAGCTTCATCGGAGCATGTTTTCCAG GTGGTTGTCATGCGGGTCGCCATGCATTGTCAAGGTTGTGCTGGTAAAGTGAAGAAACATTTATCCAAAATGGAag GGGTTACATCATTCAGTATAGACATTGAAACCAAGAGGGTGACGGTGATGGGGCACGTATCGCCGGTGGGTGTATTGGAGAGCATTTCAAAGGTGAAAAAGGCTGAGTTCTGGCCTTGTTGA